Proteins encoded in a region of the Stieleria neptunia genome:
- a CDS encoding N-acyl amino acid synthase FeeM domain-containing protein: MSRAPETRAIFSGKIRRRATGADSIHLHDSIRCVQATSARELARAQRFWIHRYREAGLQGADQQTPGFDSLSLPQVPANPLDPSTRITNWRPTVFLAYYSTDPKQTRHAKLRSIPNRTVDRLEAAEQICGTVTLMVPNQHGAMNMRTGAHAVGRITRLAVDHSWFWAGDTPTGYRTVFLEMTSCMHRTALQMGLTHLDAIVHPRHARLYRRVFGAEPIGKPFACEQVGGSPAQYMRADITQPNAFHARLRDRYQAKAAS, translated from the coding sequence ATGAGTCGGGCACCAGAAACCAGAGCGATTTTCTCCGGCAAGATTCGGCGGCGAGCCACGGGCGCCGATAGCATCCATCTACACGATTCGATTCGATGTGTCCAAGCGACCTCGGCGAGAGAGCTGGCGCGGGCGCAGCGTTTCTGGATCCATCGGTATCGTGAAGCGGGCTTGCAAGGAGCCGACCAACAGACGCCCGGGTTTGACAGTCTCAGCTTGCCGCAGGTCCCAGCCAATCCACTCGATCCGTCCACCCGGATCACCAACTGGCGACCGACGGTTTTCTTGGCGTACTACTCCACCGATCCAAAACAAACGCGTCATGCCAAACTGCGATCCATCCCGAACCGAACGGTCGATCGGTTGGAGGCTGCCGAACAGATTTGCGGCACGGTGACCTTGATGGTGCCCAACCAGCACGGCGCAATGAACATGCGTACCGGGGCACACGCGGTCGGCCGCATCACGCGTCTGGCGGTCGATCACTCGTGGTTCTGGGCCGGTGACACGCCGACGGGCTACCGCACGGTATTTCTGGAGATGACCAGTTGCATGCACCGGACGGCATTGCAAATGGGGCTGACTCACCTGGACGCGATCGTCCACCCGCGGCACGCCAGGTTGTACCGCCGGGTGTTCGGAGCCGAACCGATCGGCAAACCCTTTGCGTGTGAGCAAGTTGGAGGATCACCGGCCCAATACATGCGAGCCGACATCACCCAGCCCAACGCCTTCCACGCCCGCCTCCGCGACCGCTACCAAGCCAAGGCAGCATCCTGA